The Streptomyces sp. Mut1 genome window below encodes:
- a CDS encoding ACP S-malonyltransferase: protein MLVLVAPGQGAQTPGFLTPWLDLPGATDRIAAWSDAIELDLAHFGTKADAEEIRDTAVAQPLLVAAGLLSAAALDVSPGAVAGHSVGEITAATLAGVIGEEAALRFVRTRGLAMAEAAAVTETGMAALLGGDPEVTVEHLEKLGLTPANVNGGGQIVAAGTAEQITALAEDKPEGVRRVVPLKVAGAFHTHHMAPAVERLRAAAGDLDVSDPTVTYVSNADGRTVATGHEVITRLVGQVANPVRWDLCMETFKELGVTALIEACPGGTLTGLAKRALPGVRTLALKTPDDLDAARALIAEHAGA, encoded by the coding sequence GTGCTCGTACTCGTCGCTCCCGGCCAAGGCGCTCAGACGCCCGGCTTCCTGACTCCCTGGCTCGACCTCCCCGGTGCCACCGACCGCATCGCGGCCTGGTCCGACGCCATCGAGCTCGACCTTGCCCACTTCGGCACCAAGGCCGACGCGGAGGAGATCCGCGACACCGCGGTGGCCCAGCCGCTGCTGGTCGCCGCCGGTCTGCTCTCGGCCGCCGCGCTCGACGTTTCGCCGGGTGCCGTCGCGGGTCACAGCGTCGGTGAAATCACCGCGGCCACCCTCGCCGGTGTCATCGGCGAGGAGGCGGCGCTCCGCTTCGTACGCACCCGCGGGCTCGCCATGGCCGAGGCCGCCGCGGTCACGGAGACCGGCATGGCGGCGCTGCTCGGCGGCGACCCCGAGGTCACCGTGGAGCATCTGGAGAAGCTCGGGCTGACCCCGGCGAACGTCAACGGGGGCGGCCAGATCGTCGCCGCCGGCACCGCCGAGCAGATCACCGCGCTCGCCGAGGACAAGCCGGAGGGTGTGCGCCGCGTGGTGCCGCTGAAGGTGGCCGGCGCGTTCCACACGCACCACATGGCTCCCGCCGTCGAGCGGCTGCGCGCCGCCGCCGGGGACCTGGACGTGTCCGACCCGACCGTGACGTATGTCTCGAACGCCGACGGCAGGACCGTCGCGACCGGCCACGAGGTCATCACCCGGCTCGTGGGCCAGGTCGCCAACCCGGTGCGCTGGGACCTGTGCATGGAGACGTTCAAGGAACTCGGGGTCACCGCGCTCATCGAGGCCTGCCCCGGCGGCACGCTCACCGGTCTGGCCAAGCGGGCGCTGCCCGGCGTGCGGACCCTCGCGCTCAAGACCCCCGACGACCTCGACGCGGCCCGCGCGCTCATCGCTGAGCACGCGGGCGCCTAA